Proteins encoded by one window of Shewanella avicenniae:
- a CDS encoding tetratricopeptide repeat protein, whose product MGRYIACFSLLVLIAGCATQTPTSVQLVPPVGNSFLFNDVTSAASVPEPETFYRIAEADTARFFAFSQTPAAKPLPKYQQLTLYLHQLMENYSYEGENFTAAEALQKKRGNCMTLAMLTYALAKSAKVNIGFVEVNAAPILLDVDDALAMYSSHVRALLIGEAVDGKPLGINAIDYFPDNSLVIAGGKSVDEATFMAMFYRNLASDAMLAGQPKRAYWIAMKGLAIAPQYTPLINMVGVLHRQAGDNATAIQFYEYGLAIDPNDSDILNNYHIVALAENDQHKAQALARRLDAVIEVKPIAQYLSALSAMNEGQYGEAKRLLRRFLKEYPYFHRAHLLLAQCQFALGNLSSAKRSLADAIQYAGDSGNKNLYSAKLAWLKDGQP is encoded by the coding sequence ATGGGGCGTTACATTGCATGTTTTTCGCTGTTGGTGTTAATCGCTGGATGTGCGACTCAAACGCCGACGTCCGTTCAGCTTGTCCCACCCGTGGGCAATTCCTTTCTTTTTAACGACGTTACCAGCGCCGCGTCAGTGCCAGAGCCTGAAACTTTCTACCGTATTGCTGAGGCAGACACCGCGCGTTTTTTCGCATTTAGTCAAACCCCCGCCGCTAAGCCGCTACCGAAATATCAACAGCTCACGCTGTATCTGCATCAGTTGATGGAGAACTACAGTTACGAAGGCGAAAACTTCACCGCGGCAGAGGCATTGCAGAAAAAGCGTGGTAACTGCATGACCTTAGCCATGCTTACGTATGCACTCGCTAAGTCGGCAAAAGTGAACATTGGCTTCGTTGAAGTGAACGCCGCGCCAATCTTATTGGATGTTGATGATGCGCTTGCCATGTATTCCTCTCACGTGCGTGCTTTGCTGATCGGTGAGGCGGTTGATGGCAAACCGCTAGGGATTAACGCGATTGATTATTTCCCTGACAACAGCTTGGTCATAGCCGGAGGGAAAAGCGTTGATGAAGCCACTTTCATGGCCATGTTTTATCGCAATCTTGCCTCAGATGCGATGTTAGCTGGGCAGCCAAAGCGGGCGTACTGGATAGCGATGAAAGGGTTAGCGATCGCGCCTCAATATACACCGTTAATTAATATGGTTGGCGTGCTGCATCGCCAAGCCGGAGACAACGCCACTGCGATTCAGTTTTACGAATATGGCCTAGCGATAGACCCAAACGATAGCGACATATTGAATAACTACCACATCGTCGCCCTCGCTGAAAACGATCAACACAAGGCGCAGGCGTTGGCTCGGCGGCTGGATGCAGTGATCGAGGTGAAGCCCATCGCCCAATATTTGAGCGCCTTAAGCGCGATGAATGAAGGACAGTACGGCGAAGCGAAGCGCTTACTCAGGCGTTTTCTGAAGGAATATCCCTATTTTCATCGTGCACATCTGTTATTGGCACAATGTCAGTTTGCTCTTGGTAATTTGTCGTCAGCAAAGCGCTCTCTGGCTGATGCAATTCAATATGCTGGGGACAGCGGCAACAAGAATTTGTATAGCGCGAAATTAGCTTGGCTAAAAGATGGACAACCCTAA
- the cctA gene encoding tetraheme c-type cytochrome CctA translates to MSKKILSALFGAGLAAMALSTGAFAEEKKLAEFHVEMNGGCESCHADGSPSADGEHEFKQCVGCHGGLAEMDAVHKPHDGMLKCADCHAPHDMNVGQRPTCEACHDDGRTPEKILGK, encoded by the coding sequence GTGAGCAAAAAAATTCTTAGCGCTCTGTTTGGCGCAGGTTTAGCAGCAATGGCGTTGTCAACAGGCGCTTTCGCTGAAGAGAAAAAACTGGCTGAGTTCCACGTAGAAATGAACGGCGGTTGTGAATCTTGCCACGCAGACGGTTCACCATCTGCTGACGGCGAACATGAATTCAAACAATGCGTTGGTTGTCACGGTGGTCTGGCTGAAATGGACGCAGTTCATAAGCCACACGACGGCATGCTGAAATGTGCTGACTGCCACGCACCACACGATATGAACGTTGGTCAACGTCCTACTTGTGAAGCTTGTCACGACGACGGCCGTACTCCAGAGAAAATTCTGGGTAAATAA
- the htpX gene encoding protease HtpX: protein MKRVILFLLTNLAVLVVASVVMSVLGVNTQTMSGLLVFAAIFGFGGAFISLAMSKWIAKKSMGLEVITHPRDNTERWLLETVARQAQQAGVKMPEVAIYQSPEMNAFATGPSKNNSLVAVSSGLMYGMSADEVEAVLAHEMSHVANGDMVTLTLIQGVVNTFVIFAARVVAGLISNFLSSDEEEGEGLGGLAYFAVVIVLEILFGILASIIVAYFSRIREYRADAGAATLAGRNKMIAALERLRNGPETGEMPANMSAFGINGKRSMAELMMSHPPLEKRIQALRDAR, encoded by the coding sequence ATGAAGCGTGTCATTCTTTTTCTGTTAACCAACTTGGCGGTACTGGTCGTGGCATCGGTCGTGATGTCAGTACTGGGCGTGAATACGCAAACCATGAGTGGTTTGTTAGTGTTTGCGGCCATCTTTGGTTTCGGTGGTGCCTTTATCAGCTTGGCGATGTCAAAGTGGATTGCCAAAAAATCAATGGGCTTAGAAGTTATCACCCATCCGCGCGACAACACTGAGCGCTGGTTGTTGGAAACTGTTGCCCGTCAAGCGCAGCAAGCGGGTGTGAAAATGCCAGAAGTGGCGATTTACCAATCGCCAGAAATGAACGCCTTTGCAACCGGTCCGAGCAAAAATAACTCACTGGTTGCGGTGAGTTCAGGCCTGATGTATGGCATGAGCGCTGATGAAGTTGAAGCGGTATTGGCGCACGAAATGAGCCACGTTGCCAACGGTGACATGGTGACCTTGACCCTGATCCAGGGCGTGGTGAACACCTTCGTGATTTTTGCCGCGCGCGTGGTGGCAGGGTTGATCAGCAACTTCCTGTCTAGCGATGAAGAGGAAGGTGAAGGCTTAGGCGGTTTGGCTTACTTTGCCGTGGTTATCGTGCTAGAAATTCTGTTTGGTATTCTGGCATCTATCATCGTGGCCTATTTCTCACGGATTCGTGAGTATCGTGCCGATGCTGGTGCGGCGACGTTAGCAGGGCGCAATAAGATGATTGCTGCGCTTGAGCGTCTTCGTAATGGCCCAGAAACCGGAGAGATGCCAGCCAACATGTCAGCGTTTGGTATCAATGGTAAGCGTTCTATGGCGGAACTGATGATGAGTCATCCACCATTAGAAAAACGTATTCAAGCGCTGCGCGACGCTCGATAA
- the pepE gene encoding dipeptidase PepE: protein MITNALLLSSSRAGDSPYLQHALPFIKPMTSHAKKWLFIPYAGVSKPYEQYLETVVQGLSELRLNISSIHQYGDPKQAILDAEGILVGGGNTFHLLHELYRYDLVHLIREQVIAGKPYIGWSAGSNIAGKSIRTTNDMPIIEPPSFSAIGLLPFQINPHYSNVTIAGHNGETRAQRILEFTCVDPLTPVLGIQEGTALKLTGNKLELLGDLPAYLFSGPEQELPVPAGSDLSHMLG from the coding sequence ATGATCACAAACGCACTTTTACTGAGCAGTTCCCGTGCGGGCGATAGCCCTTATCTGCAACATGCGCTGCCGTTTATTAAGCCCATGACCAGCCATGCCAAGAAGTGGCTTTTCATTCCCTATGCGGGTGTCAGTAAGCCTTACGAGCAGTATTTGGAAACTGTGGTTCAGGGATTGTCTGAATTACGGCTGAATATCTCGTCTATCCATCAATATGGTGACCCTAAGCAAGCCATTCTAGATGCCGAAGGGATTTTAGTGGGTGGCGGCAACACCTTTCATTTGCTGCATGAGCTGTATCGTTATGATCTGGTGCACTTGATCCGTGAGCAAGTGATTGCGGGTAAACCTTATATTGGTTGGAGTGCTGGTTCCAACATTGCAGGGAAAAGCATCCGCACCACCAATGATATGCCCATTATCGAACCGCCCTCTTTCAGCGCCATCGGGCTGCTGCCGTTCCAAATTAATCCGCATTACAGCAATGTCACCATTGCAGGCCATAACGGTGAAACACGGGCTCAGCGTATTTTGGAATTTACCTGTGTTGATCCGCTCACGCCTGTGCTGGGCATTCAAGAGGGCACCGCACTTAAACTGACGGGGAACAAATTGGAATTGCTAGGTGACTTGCCCGCCTATCTATTCAGCGGTCCAGAGCAAGAGTTGCCGGTTCCAGCGGGCAGCGATCTGTCGCATATGCTGGGCTAA